From Metasolibacillus fluoroglycofenilyticus, one genomic window encodes:
- a CDS encoding ABC transporter ATP-binding protein produces MTNVLLKVENLTKYFPIRAGMLARKVGDVKAVDDISFEVYEGETLGIVGESGCGKSTTGRVIMRLHEPTGGKVTFDGVELTSLSGEEMRKARRDIQMVFQDPYASLNPRHTIEKILEEPLIVHGIGNAEERRRKVIEYLEVVGLSAYHAKRYPHQFSGGQRQRIGIARALMTNPKLIIADEPVSALDVSIQAQVLNLMQKLQEDLKLTYIFIAHDLGVVRHISDRVGVMYLGRMVELANSEDLYAEPLHPYSQALLSAVPIPDPSYEREQVILTGDIPSPSNPPTGCAFHTRCPMAMDICKQEIPQFKQVKSGHSVACHLYK; encoded by the coding sequence ATGACGAACGTATTATTGAAAGTTGAGAATTTAACGAAATATTTTCCGATTCGTGCAGGTATGTTAGCACGAAAAGTTGGAGATGTGAAAGCAGTTGATGACATATCATTTGAAGTATACGAAGGTGAAACATTAGGGATTGTAGGAGAATCAGGATGTGGAAAGTCGACAACAGGGCGCGTGATTATGCGGCTGCATGAGCCGACAGGTGGGAAAGTCACTTTTGATGGGGTGGAGTTAACCTCCCTTTCAGGTGAGGAGATGCGAAAGGCTAGGCGCGATATTCAAATGGTATTTCAAGACCCATACGCTTCGCTAAATCCACGTCATACGATAGAGAAAATTTTGGAAGAGCCTTTAATTGTTCATGGTATCGGAAATGCAGAAGAGCGTAGGCGTAAAGTAATTGAATACTTAGAAGTAGTAGGCTTAAGCGCATACCATGCGAAACGCTACCCGCATCAATTCAGTGGAGGGCAGCGCCAGCGTATTGGTATTGCCAGAGCACTAATGACAAATCCGAAACTCATCATTGCAGATGAGCCAGTATCGGCACTCGATGTATCAATTCAGGCACAAGTATTAAATTTAATGCAAAAGCTGCAAGAAGATTTAAAACTAACATATATTTTTATTGCACATGATTTAGGTGTTGTCCGCCATATTAGTGATCGTGTGGGAGTAATGTATCTTGGCAGAATGGTGGAGCTAGCAAATAGTGAAGATTTATATGCGGAGCCGCTACATCCTTATTCACAAGCATTGCTCTCCGCTGTGCCGATACCAGACCCCAGCTATGAGCGTGAGCAGGTTATTTTAACAGGGGACATCCCGAGTCCGTCTAATCCACCGACGGGCTGTGCTTTCCATACACGCTGTCCTATGGCGATGGATATTTGTAAGCAAGAAATTCCACAATTTAAGCAAGTTAAATCTGGTCATTCCGTTGCCTGTCATTTATATAAATGA
- a CDS encoding ABC transporter permease translates to MLHYIGKRLLHLIPVLLGMTFIVFLIIRAIPGDPAQVILGQQATAEAIAALREKLGLNNPWYIQYFDYLKGILTGDLGESLRTRQEIVSEVWPYLAATFELAIFAMIIAVIVGMNAGIISAWFQNSWFDYIAMVVALIGVSMPIFWLGLMEQWIFSINLGWLPTSGREEVRDPVSAITHLYLIDTLLQGRFDQFVVSLKHLILPGAALATIPTAIIARMTRASMLEVMRSDFVRTARAKGQKMFVVIYKHALKNALIPVLTIVGLQTGMLLGGAILTETIFSWPGIGRYIYEAIGYRDYPVIQSGILIVAFLFIMINLIVDILYTVIDSRIKYN, encoded by the coding sequence ATGCTTCACTACATTGGCAAACGCTTATTGCATTTAATTCCGGTTCTTCTTGGAATGACGTTTATTGTATTTTTAATTATTCGAGCGATTCCTGGTGACCCAGCCCAAGTAATTTTAGGACAGCAGGCAACGGCTGAAGCAATTGCAGCATTGCGTGAGAAACTAGGTTTAAATAATCCTTGGTACATACAATACTTTGATTATTTAAAAGGCATTTTAACAGGTGATTTAGGTGAATCATTAAGAACTAGACAGGAGATTGTATCGGAAGTATGGCCTTATTTAGCGGCGACATTTGAGCTTGCTATTTTTGCGATGATTATTGCTGTTATTGTCGGAATGAATGCAGGGATTATTTCCGCATGGTTTCAAAATTCATGGTTCGATTATATTGCGATGGTTGTAGCGCTAATTGGCGTATCTATGCCAATTTTCTGGCTAGGTTTAATGGAACAATGGATTTTTAGTATTAATTTAGGATGGCTACCAACATCCGGGCGAGAGGAAGTACGCGATCCTGTGTCGGCAATTACGCATTTATACTTAATTGATACGTTGTTGCAAGGTCGCTTTGATCAATTTGTCGTATCGTTAAAACATTTAATTTTACCTGGTGCCGCACTGGCGACAATTCCGACTGCTATTATTGCGCGTATGACGAGAGCTTCAATGTTAGAAGTAATGCGCTCAGATTTTGTGCGAACTGCACGTGCAAAAGGACAAAAAATGTTTGTTGTTATTTATAAACATGCATTGAAAAATGCACTAATTCCAGTGCTGACGATTGTCGGACTCCAAACAGGGATGCTATTAGGCGGGGCAATTTTGACAGAAACCATTTTTAGTTGGCCGGGTATAGGACGCTATATTTACGAGGCGATTGGCTACCGTGATTATCCTGTTATCCAATCAGGGATTTTAATCGTAGCATTTTTATTTATCATGATTAATTTAATCGTTGATATTTTGTATACAGTGATTGATTCAAGGATTAAATACAACTAG
- a CDS encoding YfhH family protein, giving the protein MEKNYAAMTEQELRVEIAALREKARKAEQLGIMNEFAVYDRKAIMAASYLVDLDKIVLGEMYRIDGAPGEFFKVDRLKGRFAWGHRLGSERYEEALPVAMLLPMKVGK; this is encoded by the coding sequence ATGGAAAAAAATTATGCAGCTATGACAGAGCAGGAGTTGCGAGTAGAAATTGCGGCATTGAGAGAAAAGGCACGCAAGGCAGAGCAGCTAGGCATTATGAATGAGTTTGCCGTTTATGACCGAAAAGCAATTATGGCAGCATCTTACTTAGTGGATTTAGATAAAATCGTGCTCGGTGAAATGTACCGTATTGACGGTGCGCCGGGAGAGTTTTTTAAAGTTGACCGCTTAAAAGGACGCTTTGCTTGGGGGCATCGTCTAGGCAGTGAGCGCTATGAGGAGGCGTTGCCTGTAGCCATGTTATTGCCGATGAAGGTAGGGAAATAA
- a CDS encoding ABC transporter ATP-binding protein: MSRKQILEVKDLETSFFTDDGRIAAVDYISFSVEEGEILAIVGESGCGKSVTSLSIMGLVPSPPGKITNGEILLDGKNLATLSEKEMRKIRGRDVAMIFQEPMTSLNPLFTIGNQMIEAIRIHNKKWTKKQVKDRAIEMLKLVGLPRAEELLSSYPHQLSGGMRQRVMIAMALVCDPKVLIADEPTTALDVTIQAQILKLMRDLNRRLQTAVLLITHDLGVVAETCERVIVMYAGQIVEQAPVQEIFNNPQHPYTKGLIQSVPDMRYKKDALYSIPGNVPKPGSIEQGCRFAPRCAYAFPRCSVENPELYSKKKAHTARCFLLDSEHEAVLQPEVGGHVNDERIIES, translated from the coding sequence ATGAGCCGAAAGCAAATACTTGAGGTGAAAGATTTAGAGACGAGTTTCTTTACAGACGATGGAAGGATTGCCGCCGTCGATTACATTAGCTTTTCTGTAGAGGAAGGTGAAATTCTAGCTATAGTGGGGGAATCAGGCTGTGGTAAAAGTGTTACCTCATTATCGATTATGGGGTTAGTGCCAAGCCCGCCGGGGAAAATTACAAACGGTGAAATTTTACTTGATGGTAAAAATTTAGCGACACTTTCTGAAAAAGAAATGCGAAAAATTAGAGGAAGAGATGTTGCAATGATATTTCAGGAGCCCATGACATCGCTAAATCCGCTATTTACAATTGGCAATCAAATGATTGAAGCGATACGTATTCATAATAAAAAATGGACGAAAAAACAAGTTAAAGATAGAGCGATAGAAATGCTGAAGTTAGTTGGCTTACCACGTGCAGAAGAGCTGCTAAGCTCATATCCGCATCAGCTATCTGGGGGGATGCGTCAAAGGGTTATGATTGCCATGGCGCTTGTTTGTGACCCAAAGGTATTGATAGCGGATGAGCCTACAACAGCTTTAGATGTAACAATTCAAGCGCAAATTTTAAAGCTCATGAGAGATTTGAATAGAAGATTGCAAACGGCTGTTTTATTAATTACGCATGATTTAGGAGTTGTGGCAGAAACATGTGAACGCGTTATTGTCATGTACGCAGGACAAATTGTAGAGCAAGCACCTGTTCAAGAAATTTTTAATAATCCACAGCACCCATATACGAAAGGGCTAATTCAGTCAGTGCCAGATATGCGCTATAAAAAGGATGCATTGTATTCCATTCCTGGCAATGTGCCAAAACCTGGCTCTATTGAACAAGGCTGTCGTTTTGCACCGCGCTGCGCCTACGCCTTCCCACGTTGTAGTGTCGAAAATCCGGAACTTTATAGTAAAAAGAAAGCGCATACAGCGCGCTGCTTTTTACTAGATTCAGAGCATGAAGCAGTGCTTCAGCCAGAGGTGGGGGGACATGTCAATGACGAACGTATTATTGAAAGTTGA
- the ntdP gene encoding nucleoside tri-diphosphate phosphatase yields the protein MALPVEGETIQIHSYKHNGRIHRIWQETMVLKGTKNVVIGANEKTLVTESDGRTWLTREPSICYFHAEHWFNIICMLREDGVYYYCNMSSPFVYDSNSLKYIDYDLDVKVFPDMSYTLLDEDEYEEHKTAMAYPEVIDKILKRNVAKLISWIQQRRGPFAPDFIEVWTNRYHLNREIQGENRS from the coding sequence ATGGCATTACCAGTAGAAGGAGAAACGATACAAATACATAGCTACAAACACAATGGTCGCATTCATCGTATCTGGCAAGAGACGATGGTGCTAAAGGGAACTAAAAATGTCGTTATTGGCGCAAATGAAAAGACCCTTGTAACAGAATCAGATGGGCGAACTTGGTTGACGAGAGAGCCGTCGATTTGTTATTTTCATGCAGAGCATTGGTTTAATATTATTTGTATGCTACGCGAAGATGGTGTGTACTATTATTGCAATATGAGTTCACCATTTGTATATGACAGCAATTCCCTTAAATACATCGATTACGATTTAGATGTAAAGGTTTTCCCGGATATGTCATACACATTACTAGATGAGGACGAGTATGAAGAGCATAAAACAGCAATGGCTTATCCTGAAGTAATTGATAAAATTTTAAAGCGTAATGTAGCCAAGCTAATAAGCTGGATTCAACAGCGCAGAGGTCCATTTGCACCTGATTTTATCGAAGTATGGACAAATCGCTATCATCTAAACCGTGAAATTCAAGGGGAAAATAGGTCATAA
- a CDS encoding ABC transporter substrate-binding protein, with amino-acid sequence MLLVLSIFLVACGADKTDGDNSSSSNTDNTDNTDSADDGNEETSSKPQILVFGRGGDSVSLDPAIVTDGESFKVTQNLFETLLNFGEQDTTIHPGLATKWDISDDGLTYTFELQQGVKFHDGTDFNAEAVVKNVNRWKGGTEEDFYYFNSMFKAEGQDIITDVKAEGDYTVVFTLSRPQAPFLKNLAMSPFGIASPTAFEASGDKFGDDPVGTGPFKFVEWKRNDSITIEKFADYWQDGLPKLDKVIFRSIPDNSARLNALTANEIDLADGINPSDGANIESNANLQLIERPSMNIGYLGLTSTRKPFDNKLVRQAVNYAIDKQGIVDAFFEGRAQVAKNPMPPSISGYNDDIEGYPYDPEKAKALLAEAGYDGTPIELWAMPVPRPYMPDGAKVAEVIQKNLADIGMPAKIVTYEWATYLDKAKDGEADAFMLGWTGDNGDADNFIYTLLDEDNIGSNNYSYFKNAETHKLLIQAQSETDEDVRIELYKKAQEIIHDEAPWVPLAHSTPLLAAKAEVKGFLPHPTGSDKLLNVSIE; translated from the coding sequence ATGTTATTAGTACTTTCTATCTTTTTAGTAGCTTGCGGTGCTGACAAAACAGATGGAGACAATAGCTCGTCATCAAATACTGACAATACAGATAATACGGATAGCGCAGATGATGGCAATGAAGAAACTTCATCGAAGCCTCAAATTTTAGTATTTGGTCGCGGGGGAGATTCTGTTTCTTTAGATCCAGCAATCGTAACAGATGGTGAATCATTTAAAGTAACACAAAATCTTTTTGAAACATTGTTAAACTTTGGTGAGCAAGATACGACAATTCACCCGGGTTTAGCAACGAAGTGGGATATTAGTGATGATGGTTTAACATACACATTTGAGTTACAGCAAGGTGTTAAATTCCACGATGGGACAGATTTCAATGCAGAAGCAGTCGTGAAAAATGTTAATCGCTGGAAAGGTGGAACAGAGGAAGATTTCTACTATTTCAACTCGATGTTTAAAGCAGAGGGGCAAGATATTATTACAGATGTAAAGGCGGAGGGCGATTATACAGTTGTATTCACACTATCACGTCCACAAGCGCCATTCTTGAAAAATCTTGCGATGAGTCCATTTGGTATCGCCTCACCAACTGCATTTGAGGCGTCGGGCGATAAATTTGGCGATGACCCAGTAGGAACAGGTCCATTTAAGTTTGTAGAATGGAAGCGCAATGATTCTATTACAATTGAAAAATTTGCAGATTACTGGCAAGACGGGCTACCGAAGCTTGATAAAGTTATTTTCCGTTCAATTCCAGATAATTCAGCGCGCTTGAATGCTTTAACAGCAAATGAAATTGATTTAGCAGATGGTATTAATCCATCAGATGGTGCAAATATTGAATCGAATGCAAACTTACAATTAATTGAGCGACCATCTATGAATATTGGTTACTTAGGATTAACAAGCACACGTAAGCCTTTTGATAATAAATTAGTACGTCAAGCAGTAAACTATGCGATTGATAAGCAAGGTATTGTCGATGCGTTCTTTGAAGGGCGTGCACAAGTGGCGAAAAATCCAATGCCACCTTCAATTAGTGGCTATAACGACGATATTGAAGGATATCCATATGACCCAGAAAAAGCGAAAGCATTATTAGCTGAAGCAGGCTATGATGGAACACCGATTGAACTATGGGCGATGCCTGTACCACGTCCATACATGCCTGATGGTGCAAAAGTAGCTGAAGTTATCCAAAAAAATCTTGCGGATATCGGTATGCCAGCGAAAATTGTCACATATGAATGGGCTACGTATTTAGATAAAGCAAAAGATGGGGAAGCAGATGCATTTATGTTGGGATGGACTGGTGATAATGGGGATGCTGATAACTTCATTTATACATTACTAGATGAAGACAATATCGGTAGCAACAACTATTCATACTTCAAAAATGCAGAAACACATAAATTATTAATTCAAGCACAATCTGAAACAGATGAAGATGTGCGTATTGAGCTATACAAAAAAGCACAGGAAATTATTCATGATGAAGCACCTTGGGTTCCGTTAGCGCACTCGACGCCATTACTTGCTGCGAAAGCAGAAGTAAAAGGCTTCTTACCGCATCCAACAGGCTCTGACAAATTATTAAATGTATCAATTGAGTAG
- a CDS encoding YfhJ family protein, whose product MEQHIEKLTAHLLKKNPALSKGRARTWVELLWSDFEATSAKAGYAFRGADYTANLVKQLIESYGDKLHEFAGKNPKYAHLLDNSDE is encoded by the coding sequence ATGGAGCAGCATATTGAAAAGTTAACAGCGCATTTGCTGAAAAAAAATCCAGCACTATCAAAAGGGCGTGCACGCACATGGGTCGAGTTGCTGTGGAGTGATTTTGAGGCAACTTCCGCAAAAGCGGGTTATGCGTTTCGGGGAGCCGACTATACGGCAAACCTTGTAAAGCAACTAATAGAGAGCTACGGTGACAAGCTACATGAATTTGCGGGTAAAAATCCGAAATATGCACATTTATTAGATAATAGTGATGAGTAG
- a CDS encoding ABC transporter ATP-binding protein — MDSMKRYMRFVKPYTLELVLTIIIGVLKFAIPLFIPLLIQIVIDDIIGSDTLTRAEMTKQLVYWLGGTLIVFFIIRPPIEYYRQYFAQNISNKVLFDIRKELYTHLQKLSLKYYSNTRAGEVISRVINDVEQTKNFVMIGLMNLWLDLVTILIAIAIMLTMDVKLTLVALISFPLYAFSVKYFFGKLRDLTRKRSQALAGVQSYLHERVAGISIIKSFTLERHEQKIFDETNGEFLNKALDHSKWNAKSFAVVNTITDIAPLLVIAYAGYQVIHENLSLGVMVAFIAYIERLYGPLRRLVSSSTTLTQSIASMDRVFELFDEKYDIVDKELAQPLKKVAGEVAFKDVIFRYEDEGQNVLRNINFTIKAGETAAFVGMSGGGKSTIVSLIPRFYDVKSGAVVIDGMNVQDVTLESLRSQIGIVLQDNILFSDSVKHNILMGKPDATEEEIIAAAQAANAHDFIMNLPNGYDTQVGERGVKLSGGQKQRIAIARVFLKNPPILILDEATSALDLESEALIQESLERLAHNRTTIIIAHRLSTITHANKIFVIEHGQLVEEGNHEQLMQQQGAYYSLFQVQKLE, encoded by the coding sequence TTGGACAGTATGAAAAGATATATGCGCTTTGTGAAGCCATATACTTTGGAATTGGTATTAACAATTATTATTGGTGTTTTAAAATTTGCAATCCCATTATTCATTCCGTTGCTTATACAAATTGTGATTGATGATATTATTGGTTCGGATACACTAACAAGGGCGGAAATGACGAAGCAGCTTGTTTATTGGCTAGGTGGAACATTAATTGTGTTCTTTATTATTCGCCCACCAATTGAATATTATCGTCAATATTTTGCACAAAATATTAGCAATAAGGTGTTATTTGATATTCGTAAGGAATTGTATACACATTTGCAAAAATTAAGCTTAAAGTATTATTCAAATACACGAGCAGGGGAAGTTATTTCGCGAGTCATTAATGATGTTGAGCAGACAAAAAACTTTGTGATGATTGGCTTAATGAATTTATGGCTTGACTTGGTAACGATTTTGATTGCCATAGCGATTATGCTAACGATGGATGTGAAGCTTACATTAGTCGCACTTATTTCCTTCCCACTTTATGCGTTCAGTGTGAAATACTTTTTCGGTAAATTACGTGATTTAACACGTAAACGTTCGCAGGCACTAGCAGGTGTACAAAGTTATTTGCATGAACGTGTAGCAGGAATTAGCATTATTAAAAGCTTTACTTTAGAGCGCCATGAGCAAAAAATATTTGATGAGACGAATGGAGAGTTTTTAAATAAAGCGTTAGACCACTCAAAATGGAATGCAAAATCATTCGCAGTCGTTAATACGATTACAGATATTGCACCGCTACTAGTCATTGCTTATGCAGGCTATCAAGTAATACATGAAAACCTATCGCTCGGTGTGATGGTCGCATTTATCGCTTATATTGAACGTCTATATGGTCCGTTGCGCCGACTTGTAAGCTCTTCAACTACATTAACACAATCGATTGCATCGATGGATCGTGTATTCGAATTGTTTGATGAAAAATATGATATTGTCGATAAAGAGCTCGCTCAGCCTTTAAAAAAGGTAGCGGGGGAAGTGGCATTTAAAGATGTTATTTTCCGCTATGAAGATGAGGGGCAAAATGTTTTACGAAATATCAATTTTACAATTAAAGCTGGTGAAACAGCAGCCTTTGTAGGAATGAGCGGTGGAGGGAAATCAACGATTGTTAGCTTGATTCCAAGGTTTTACGATGTGAAATCGGGTGCTGTAGTAATCGATGGTATGAATGTGCAAGACGTGACACTTGAATCACTACGCTCGCAAATTGGTATTGTATTGCAGGATAATATTTTATTCAGCGACTCTGTTAAGCATAATATTTTAATGGGGAAACCAGATGCTACAGAGGAAGAAATTATTGCGGCAGCTCAGGCGGCAAACGCTCATGACTTCATTATGAATTTGCCAAATGGCTATGATACGCAAGTCGGCGAGCGCGGCGTCAAGCTATCTGGTGGGCAGAAGCAACGTATTGCCATTGCTCGTGTATTTTTGAAAAACCCTCCGATTCTTATATTGGATGAGGCGACATCCGCGCTTGACTTAGAAAGTGAAGCATTAATCCAAGAATCGCTAGAGCGTCTAGCACATAATCGCACAACGATTATTATCGCTCATCGCCTTTCAACAATTACACATGCAAATAAAATTTTTGTTATTGAGCATGGACAACTTGTCGAAGAAGGTAATCATGAGCAATTGATGCAGCAGCAGGGCGCTTATTATAGTTTGTTTCAAGTGCAAAAACTTGAATAA
- the mutY gene encoding A/G-specific adenine glycosylase, with product MNYEYKQQFRHALVEWFNKEKRDLPWRQTTEPYHIWVSEVMLQQTRVDTVIPYYNRFIERFPTAETLAYAPEQELLKMWEGLGYYSRARNLQAGVREVVETYNSVVPDNRADISKLKGVGPYTAGAILSIAYGKPEHAVDGNVMRVLSRVLHIKEDIALQKTRKVFEEAVDFLIDPENASSFNQGLMELGALICTPTSPKCLLCPVREYCIAFEAGDAAELPVKTKKVKTKELNYDVIVIENNEGSYLLERRPEKGLLADMWQFPMLERGKENITEKYGVEIGEQKPILQFKHVFSHLTWHIDSYYTVATAILSENREWFTKEQIANLPMPVPMLKIWSKTDV from the coding sequence GTGAATTACGAATATAAACAACAATTTCGACACGCCTTAGTCGAATGGTTTAATAAAGAAAAAAGAGACTTACCTTGGCGACAGACGACAGAGCCTTACCATATATGGGTATCAGAGGTCATGCTACAACAAACACGTGTAGATACCGTTATTCCTTATTACAATCGTTTTATTGAGCGCTTTCCAACTGCCGAGACGCTTGCCTATGCACCCGAGCAGGAGCTTTTAAAAATGTGGGAAGGGCTAGGTTATTACTCACGTGCTCGCAATTTACAGGCAGGTGTACGTGAAGTTGTTGAAACTTATAATAGCGTTGTACCCGATAACCGAGCAGATATTTCCAAGCTAAAAGGTGTTGGTCCTTATACAGCAGGTGCCATTCTTAGTATTGCTTATGGCAAGCCAGAACATGCAGTCGACGGTAATGTAATGCGTGTTTTAAGCAGGGTATTACATATAAAAGAGGATATCGCTTTACAAAAAACGCGCAAAGTCTTTGAGGAGGCAGTTGATTTTTTAATTGACCCAGAAAATGCATCCTCCTTTAATCAAGGATTGATGGAGCTAGGCGCATTAATTTGTACACCGACTTCTCCTAAATGCTTATTATGCCCTGTACGCGAATATTGTATAGCATTTGAAGCAGGTGATGCAGCAGAGCTGCCTGTGAAAACGAAGAAAGTGAAAACGAAAGAACTTAATTATGATGTAATTGTTATTGAAAACAATGAGGGTAGCTATTTATTAGAGAGGCGACCAGAAAAGGGATTACTTGCCGATATGTGGCAATTTCCGATGTTGGAGCGAGGTAAAGAAAATATAACAGAAAAATATGGGGTGGAAATAGGTGAACAAAAGCCTATACTCCAGTTCAAGCATGTTTTTTCACATTTAACATGGCATATCGATAGCTATTACACAGTAGCAACAGCTATTTTATCTGAAAATAGGGAGTGGTTTACAAAGGAGCAAATAGCAAATTTGCCGATGCCCGTCCCAATGTTAAAAATTTGGTCAAAAACGGATGTATAA
- a CDS encoding metal-dependent hydrolase yields MDSGTHLVMGIALGGLALADPVVANHSITFTAVMVGTIIGSQAPDIDTVLKMRNNAIYIRHHRGITHSIPATLLWPLLITAILSLIFQDANSFHLWLWIQLAVFLHVFVDIFNAYGTQALRPFSKKWVALGVINTFDPFIFTIHCIGLLLWAFGANPVLMFSIMYFIIFLYYILRFFVQNAVKKAVHATIQDEEFVIVAPTMRFFNWRVAAASKTHYYVGKAYGRTVNIYDKFEIHPLPKTPLIEKALSDSNLAAFVSFSPLYRWEISELDNDLTEVRLIDLRYRSNNRYPFVAVAHLNDDLDIITSYTGWIFTEDKLQRKLQIGASD; encoded by the coding sequence TTGGATTCTGGTACACATTTAGTTATGGGCATTGCACTTGGCGGCTTAGCGCTAGCTGACCCCGTCGTTGCAAACCATTCCATCACATTTACTGCAGTAATGGTAGGTACAATTATCGGTTCACAAGCACCCGATATCGATACTGTGTTAAAAATGCGTAATAACGCTATATATATACGTCATCATCGAGGAATTACTCATTCTATTCCCGCTACTTTATTATGGCCTCTCCTCATAACGGCTATTTTATCGTTAATTTTCCAAGATGCCAACAGTTTTCACTTATGGCTCTGGATTCAACTTGCTGTCTTTCTTCATGTTTTCGTTGATATTTTTAACGCTTACGGCACACAAGCATTACGCCCATTCTCAAAAAAATGGGTGGCATTAGGTGTTATCAACACATTTGACCCATTTATTTTTACAATTCATTGTATTGGTCTTTTACTATGGGCCTTCGGGGCAAATCCAGTTTTAATGTTCAGCATCATGTACTTTATTATTTTTCTATACTATATTCTACGCTTTTTCGTGCAAAATGCTGTTAAAAAAGCAGTCCATGCGACAATTCAGGATGAGGAATTTGTTATTGTTGCACCGACAATGCGCTTTTTCAATTGGCGCGTAGCAGCCGCCTCTAAAACGCATTATTATGTAGGAAAAGCTTACGGACGAACAGTCAATATTTATGACAAATTCGAAATTCACCCACTACCTAAAACGCCGCTTATAGAAAAAGCTTTGAGCGATTCAAATTTAGCAGCCTTTGTCTCTTTCTCACCTCTTTATCGCTGGGAAATTTCCGAGCTTGACAATGACTTAACAGAGGTTCGTCTAATTGACTTACGCTATCGCAGCAATAATCGTTATCCATTTGTTGCTGTAGCACACTTAAATGATGATTTAGACATCATCACATCATATACTGGATGGATTTTCACAGAGGATAAGCTGCAAAGGAAGCTACAAATTGGGGCAAGTGATTAA
- the nikC gene encoding nickel transporter permease: MSEIASKSNVTMVQQDKVAGPWKEAWRSFRKSKSALIGTAIVIFFVLLAILGPFIAPQGINDQNLSQRLLAPSAEHWFGTDDLGRDIFSRILHGARISLTVGFFAVVISATVGSFLGIIAGYYGRWVDTIISRLFDIMLAFPSILLAIAVVSILGPSLRNALIAIAIINVPNFGRLIRSRVLSIKEEEYIHAAKAIGMKNSRILWRHILPNSMTPVIVQGTLAIATAIIEAAALGFLGLGAEAPQPEWGKMLADARIFLLNAPWAMVFPGLAIMLTVIGFNLMGDGLRDALDPKMKN, from the coding sequence ATGTCTGAAATTGCATCGAAAAGCAATGTTACTATGGTACAACAAGATAAGGTAGCTGGACCTTGGAAAGAGGCATGGCGCAGTTTTCGTAAAAGTAAATCGGCGCTAATTGGAACAGCTATCGTCATATTTTTCGTCCTTCTAGCAATTTTGGGTCCATTCATTGCACCGCAAGGGATTAATGATCAAAATTTATCACAACGCTTATTGGCCCCATCGGCTGAGCATTGGTTTGGTACAGACGATTTAGGGCGGGATATTTTTTCACGTATTTTACATGGTGCACGCATTTCTTTAACTGTTGGTTTTTTTGCTGTAGTTATATCAGCAACAGTGGGGAGTTTTTTAGGGATTATTGCGGGCTATTATGGAAGATGGGTGGATACAATTATTTCGCGCCTTTTCGATATTATGCTAGCATTTCCTAGTATTTTATTAGCAATTGCAGTTGTATCGATTTTAGGGCCATCTTTGCGCAATGCTTTAATTGCTATTGCGATTATTAATGTACCGAATTTTGGTCGTTTAATTCGGTCACGCGTGCTATCTATTAAAGAGGAGGAATATATCCACGCAGCTAAAGCGATTGGAATGAAAAATTCACGTATTTTATGGCGGCATATTTTGCCGAACTCGATGACCCCTGTTATTGTCCAAGGAACGTTAGCTATTGCAACAGCAATTATCGAAGCGGCAGCATTAGGTTTTTTAGGGCTAGGCGCTGAAGCACCGCAACCTGAATGGGGCAAAATGCTTGCAGATGCACGTATTTTTCTGTTGAATGCACCGTGGGCAATGGTCTTCCCTGGTTTAGCGATTATGCTTACTGTTATTGGCTTTAATTTAATGGGAGATGGCTTGCGAGATGCCCTAGACCCGAAGATGAAGAATTAG